The following proteins come from a genomic window of Trifolium pratense cultivar HEN17-A07 linkage group LG4, ARS_RC_1.1, whole genome shotgun sequence:
- the LOC123923508 gene encoding eggshell protein 1-like, whose amino-acid sequence MKIKSFIFVFFLCAIILVSVVAIRPSKFGKQFDATEEFKTKVGVDGNGGGHGDWVGSGTWGGWGGGGGEEDKEHGGESGDEHEGDWNGSENEAPGWGDEENGGPGGEGVENGEPEEDP is encoded by the exons ATGAAAATCAAGTCTTTTATCTTCGTGTTTTTTCTTTGTGCAATAATTCTTGTCTCTGTTGTGGCAATAAGGCCATCCAAATTTGGAAAACAAT TTGATGCAACCGAAGAATTCAAAACAAAAGTTGGAGTAGATGGAAATGGTGGAGGACATGGAGATTGGGTAGGTTCGGGAACTTGGGGAGGTTGGGGAGGTGGGGGAGGAGAAGAAGACAAAGAACATGGAGGAGAAAGCGGAGACGAACACGAAGGAGATTGGAATGGAAGTGAAAATGAAGCACCGGGTTGGGGAGACGAAGAAAACGGAGGACCCGGAGGAGAAGGTGTCGAAAATGGAGAGCCGGAGGAAGATCCATGA
- the LOC123923565 gene encoding uncharacterized protein LOC123923565 codes for MKTVLFIFLFFFCTLILISVVAIEPFKDEKQSGANEESKTKIWVETDGGRGRGAHDEDQEGRHGDGYGLRGGEDGRPGGQGDEGIGGTGGGSQVG; via the exons ATGAAAACTGTTCTTTTTatcttcttgttctttttttGTACATTAATTCTTATCTCAGTTGTGGCAATTGAGCCGTTCAAAGATGAAAAacaat CTGGTGCAAATGAAGaatccaaaacaaaaatttggGTAGAGACGGACGGTGGCCGGGGAAGAGGTGCACACGATGAAGACCAGGAAGGAAGACATGGTGATGGATATGGACTGCGTGGAGGAGAAGACGGAAGACCTGGAGGACAAGGAGATGAAGGAATCGGAGGAACCGGCGGAGGAAGTCAGGTAGGCTGA
- the LOC123923963 gene encoding protein FAM98B-like: MKIKTFIFVFFLCALILISIVAIEPSKNGKQIGTTEESNTKIGVKRDVGWGGRPHSENQEGRHGDGYRQGWTGKRGTGGERQNELRGRKDDGENGEGGTEGGWGKGENGGSGRGGDVGIGQMGKMEELEEKKD; encoded by the exons ATGAAAATCAAGACTTTTATCTTTGTGTTCTTTCTTTGTGCACTAATTCTTATCTCAATTGTGGCCATTGAACCATCCAAAAATGGAAAACAGA TTGGTACAACCGAAGAATCCAATACAAAAATTGGGGTAAAGAGGGACGTTGGTTGGGGAGGACGTCCACATAGTGAGAACCAAGAAGGAAGACATGGTGATGGATATCGGCAAGGTTGGACCGGAAAAAGAGGAACTGGAGGAGAAAGACAAAATGAACTACGTGGCAGGAAAGACGATGGAGAAAACGGTGAAGGAGGAACCGAAGGAGGTTGGGGAAAAGGAGAAAACGGAGGATCTGGTCGAGGAGGAGATGTAGGTATTGGACAAATGGGAAAAATGGAGGAATTGGAGGAGAAGAAGGACTAG
- the LOC123921432 gene encoding indole-3-glycerol phosphate synthase, chloroplastic-like isoform X1 produces MESLISLKGHFHVFPSFSSKPRTTIPPTQVNTYRKNSFFTFSVRAQVEPNEGSASIATSSESVVDALKVKEWEVGMFHNEVAATQGIRIRRRPPTGPPIHYVGPFEFRLENEGNTPRNILEEIVWNKDIEVRHLKERKPIGMIRKDLEKAPPVRDFIGALRAANERTGLPGLIAEVKKASPSRGILRENFDPVEIAQSYEKGGAACLSVLTDEKYFKGSFENLELIRNSGVKCPLLCKEFIVDAWQLYYARSKGADAVLLIAAVLPDLDIKYMTKICKLLGLTALVEVHDEREFDRVLGIEGVELIGINNRNLETFELDISTTKKLLEGERGKIIRERNIVMVGESGLFTPEDIAYVQEAGVKAVLVGESIVKQSDPGKGISNLFGKDISV; encoded by the exons ATGGAATCCTTGATTTCTCTCAAGGGTCACTTTCATGTCTTCCCTTCATTCTCTTCCAAACCCAGAACCACAATTCCTCCGACCCAAGTGAATACTTATAGAAAAAACtcttttttcactttttctgTTCGAGCTCAG GTGGAGCCTAATGAAGGTTCAGCTTCAATTGCCACGTCTAGCGAATCCGTGGTTGATGCTCTCAAAGTTAAGGAATGGGAAGTAGGAATGTTTCATAATGAGGTTGCTGCTACGCAAGGTATAAGAATAAGGAGAAGACCACCAACTGGACCACCTATTCATTACGTAGGACCTTTTGAATTCCGGTTGGAGAATGAAGGCAATACGCCTCGTAATATCTTGGAAGAGATTGTATGGAACAAGGACATAGAAGTCAGACAT CTTAAAGAAAGAAAACCCATTGGTATGATTAGGAAGGACCTTGAAAAGGCACCTCCCGTTAGGGACTTTATTGGGGCTCTTAGAGCTGCTAATGAACGAACTGGTTTGCCGGGATTGATTGCTGAAGTGAAGAAGGCTTCACCAAGTAGAGGCATCTTGAGAGAAAATTTTGATCCG GTTGAAATTGCTCAATCTTATGAGAAAGGTGGAGCAGCATGTCTAAGTGTTCTGAcagatgaaaaatattttaag GGAAGCTTTGAAAATCTTGAGTTAATAAGAAATTCTGGAGTGAAG TGTCCTTTGTTGTGCAAAGAATTCATCGTTGATGCTTGGCAACTATACTATGCTCGAAGTAAAGGCGCAGATGCAGTCCTTCTAATTGCCGCTGTTTTACCTGATCTTGACATTAAATACATGACCAAGATCTGCAAATTACTTGGACTGACCGCTCTTGTTGAG GTGCACGATGAGAGGGAATTTGACCGTGTTCTTGGAATAGAGGGGGTTGAGCTTATTGGCATCAACAACCGTAATCTCG AAACATTTGAGTTAGATATCAGCACCACAAAGAAACTTCTTGAAGGAGAGCGAGGCAAAATAATCCGTGAGAGAAACATAGTT ATGGTTGGGGAATCTGGTTTGTTCACTCCTGAAGATATTGCTTATGTACAAGAAGCCGGAGTTAAAGCT GTTTTGGTGGGAGAGTCTATTGTGAAACAAAGTGATCCAGGAAAGGGAATTAGCAATCTCTTTGGCAAAGATATATCTGTTTAA
- the LOC123921432 gene encoding indole-3-glycerol phosphate synthase, chloroplastic-like isoform X2, with translation MPLFLIKFFICSSPKKSFLVQCFPHKKMHEQVLKSKPKGVEPNEGSASIATSSESVVDALKVKEWEVGMFHNEVAATQGIRIRRRPPTGPPIHYVGPFEFRLENEGNTPRNILEEIVWNKDIEVRHLKERKPIGMIRKDLEKAPPVRDFIGALRAANERTGLPGLIAEVKKASPSRGILRENFDPVEIAQSYEKGGAACLSVLTDEKYFKGSFENLELIRNSGVKCPLLCKEFIVDAWQLYYARSKGADAVLLIAAVLPDLDIKYMTKICKLLGLTALVEVHDEREFDRVLGIEGVELIGINNRNLETFELDISTTKKLLEGERGKIIRERNIVMVGESGLFTPEDIAYVQEAGVKAVLVGESIVKQSDPGKGISNLFGKDISV, from the exons ATgccattatttttaattaaattcttTATATGTTCCTCTCCAAAAAAATCCTTCCTAGTTCAATGTTTCCCTCACAAAAAAATGCATGAACAAGttctcaaatccaaaccaaaagGG GTGGAGCCTAATGAAGGTTCAGCTTCAATTGCCACGTCTAGCGAATCCGTGGTTGATGCTCTCAAAGTTAAGGAATGGGAAGTAGGAATGTTTCATAATGAGGTTGCTGCTACGCAAGGTATAAGAATAAGGAGAAGACCACCAACTGGACCACCTATTCATTACGTAGGACCTTTTGAATTCCGGTTGGAGAATGAAGGCAATACGCCTCGTAATATCTTGGAAGAGATTGTATGGAACAAGGACATAGAAGTCAGACAT CTTAAAGAAAGAAAACCCATTGGTATGATTAGGAAGGACCTTGAAAAGGCACCTCCCGTTAGGGACTTTATTGGGGCTCTTAGAGCTGCTAATGAACGAACTGGTTTGCCGGGATTGATTGCTGAAGTGAAGAAGGCTTCACCAAGTAGAGGCATCTTGAGAGAAAATTTTGATCCG GTTGAAATTGCTCAATCTTATGAGAAAGGTGGAGCAGCATGTCTAAGTGTTCTGAcagatgaaaaatattttaag GGAAGCTTTGAAAATCTTGAGTTAATAAGAAATTCTGGAGTGAAG TGTCCTTTGTTGTGCAAAGAATTCATCGTTGATGCTTGGCAACTATACTATGCTCGAAGTAAAGGCGCAGATGCAGTCCTTCTAATTGCCGCTGTTTTACCTGATCTTGACATTAAATACATGACCAAGATCTGCAAATTACTTGGACTGACCGCTCTTGTTGAG GTGCACGATGAGAGGGAATTTGACCGTGTTCTTGGAATAGAGGGGGTTGAGCTTATTGGCATCAACAACCGTAATCTCG AAACATTTGAGTTAGATATCAGCACCACAAAGAAACTTCTTGAAGGAGAGCGAGGCAAAATAATCCGTGAGAGAAACATAGTT ATGGTTGGGGAATCTGGTTTGTTCACTCCTGAAGATATTGCTTATGTACAAGAAGCCGGAGTTAAAGCT GTTTTGGTGGGAGAGTCTATTGTGAAACAAAGTGATCCAGGAAAGGGAATTAGCAATCTCTTTGGCAAAGATATATCTGTTTAA